One Panicum virgatum strain AP13 chromosome 3N, P.virgatum_v5, whole genome shotgun sequence DNA segment encodes these proteins:
- the LOC120667482 gene encoding serine/threonine-protein kinase WAG1-like, whose protein sequence is MGRCGSPAPRPPDAAVPSPDRRAQGREAGSRRPGAEREAPLDSAACSRAPPTAAMVVAPVHEGPDMSLRATARSPRRRLASSPCPPRARAASLRGPARRSSSCGQRAGTGRGGSPRSAAPPTRRTSCSGATASSKDCVGTHEYLTPELVSESGHGNGVDWWAFGVFLYELVYGRTPFKGHTKEVTYPQLDGEADTAQLRDLVGRLLERDPRRRMGAAEIKRHPFFTGVDWALIRCVAPPVVPDKESPAGVDRKAAKLGSWSSMGSNCSSKKRKSSSVRHN, encoded by the exons ATGGGGCGGTGCGGCTCGCCGGCACCCAGGCCACCGGACGCCGCCGTGCCAAGCCCCGACCGCCgcgcgcaggggagggaggCAGGGAGCAGGAGGCCCGGCGCGGAGAGGGAGGCCCCGCTCGACTCCGCCGCCTGTAGCCGCGCTCCGCCTACCGCTGCCATGGTCGTCGCGCCGGTGCACGAGGGCCCGGACATGAgcctccgcgccaccgcccgctcgccgcgccgccggctcgcTAGCTCGCCGTGCCCGCCCCGCGCACGCGCTGCCTCCCTCCGCGGCCCGGCTCGCCGCAGCTCCTCGTGCGGGCAGCGAGCAGGGACCGGCCGGGGAGGGAGCCCacgcagcgccgcgccgcccac CCGGAGAACGTCCTGCTCcggggcgacggcgagctccaAGGACTGCGTGGGCACGCACGAGTACCTCACGCCGGAGCTCGTGAGCGAGAGCGGCCACGGCAACGGCGTGGACTGGTGGGCCTTCGGCGTGTTCCTGTACGAGCTCGTCTACGGCCGCACGCCCTTCAAGGGCCACACCAAGGAGGTCACGTACCCTCAGCTCGACGGCGAGGCCGACACGGCCCAGCTGCGGGACCTCGTCGGGCGGCTCCTCGAGcgcgacccgcgccgccgcatgGGCGCCGCCGAGATCAAGCGCCACCCGTTCTTCACGGGCGTGGACTGGGCGCTGATACGGTGTGTGGCGCCCCCCGTGGTGCCGGACAAGGAGTCCCCCGCAGGCGTGGACAGGAAGGCAGCGAAGCTCGGGAGCTGGAGCAGCATGGGCAGCAACTGCAGCAGCAAGAAGCGCAAGAGCAGCAGCGTCAGGCACAACTAA
- the LOC120663937 gene encoding transcription repressor OFP8-like, which yields MDCGSRSGGRRLKDRLAQLLRPANCNSLRRSPCSSSSSTSAAFTATAAAAATATETTTISTSSTSTTAANYTVTGALRPRAEPFSAALDRLRHPPPPGERTRGDKEPRKEGSSSSSRHGSRRRSNNAVVGMAAGVRTLSSNPYGFTSSGEDDGDDTDDDCYVDDDTEAFLSSRSLVSSDSAAFYTSRRKLLPPPPPPTNKSRRQRSRRRCRRPAVSCMEATCGAGAVREPGFRPLVATTTAASEQVRRGLVVVKRSRDPYGDFRESMVEMIVGQQVFGAAELERLLRSYLSLNAPRFHPVILQAFSDIWVVLHGG from the coding sequence ATGGACTGCGGCAGCagaagcggcggccggcgcctcaAGGACCGCCTCGCCCAGCTGCTTCGCCCCGCCAATTGCAACTCTCTCCGCCGCTCCCCCTGCAGCTCATCCTCGTCCACCTCCGCGGCTTtcacagccaccgccgccgccgccgccaccgccaccgagaCCACCACGATATCGACCTCCTCCActtccaccaccgccgccaactACACCGTCACCGGCGCCCTGCGGCCCCGCGCCGAGCCCTTCTCTGCCGCTCTCGACCGCCTGCGCCACCCTCCTCCCCCCGGTGAGCGCACGCGCGGCGACAAGGAGCCGCGCAAGGAGgggagctcctcctcctcccgccacggcagccggcggcgtTCCAATAACGCCGTCGTCGGCATGGCCGCCGGCGTCAGGACGCTCTCCTCCAACCCCTACGGCTTCACCTCTTCCGGCGAGGATGATGGCGATGACACCGACGACGACTGCTACGTCGACGACGACACAGAGGCCTTCCTATCCTCGAGAAGCCTCGTGTCCTCCGACTCCGCCGCCTTCTACACGTCCAGGCGgaagctgctgccgccgccgccgccgcccacgaacAAGAGCCGCCGCCAGAGGagccggcggcgctgtcggcggCCAGCGGTGAGCTGCATGGAGGCGAcgtgcggcgccggcgccgtgagGGAGCCGGGGTTCCGGCCGCtggtggcgacgacgacggcggcctcGGAGCAGGTGCGGAGGGGGCTGGTGGTGGTGAAGCGGTCGCGGGACCCGTACGGCGACTTCCGGGAGTCGATGGTGGAGATGATCGTGGGGCAGCAGGTgttcggcgcggcggagctggagCGGCTGCTGCGGTCGTACCTGTCGCTCAACGCGCCGCGCTTCCACCCCGTCATCCTCCAGGCCTTCTCCGACATCTGGGTCGTCCTCCACGGCGGCTAG